In Pan paniscus chromosome 1, NHGRI_mPanPan1-v2.0_pri, whole genome shotgun sequence, the DNA window ttttcctgtgcagtCTCTTTCTCTGTTAAGTAGACCATATATTTTGTTGCCACACAAGATGAGTAACCTGGttttatggagagaaagggacaaAAGAATCCCAATCCTCATCAGCTAGGGGTGATATGAAGGTCAGGATTATTCTTTGTCATATCTGCACCTGCATATTGCCAGTGAAAACCTGCAGGTCACATTAGGTAGACTTCCAAATTAATCATCTGTGGAAGGTCTTATGATTGGCTTACATCCTGTCCCTGAGTAAAGAATCTGATCTTGACTTCATGAGTGCCTGAGACTCTTCAAGTAGACTGATGAAGGCTTCACCCAGTGACACTGAGAAGGACACTGATTTGATTCTGATCGTGAAGTTTTGCTGGTTGTCttgcaaggaaaatatttttgcctgTCATGTTGTCATCTAAAGTCAATGATTGTAACCTCTGTATTGTCCCttccaatggaaaaaacaaaaacaaaaaagctcaacTCTATTAGAGCCTTGCCaggataaaacaaaagaaaattaaaaaaaaaacaactgatagGAGGAGTCCCATTCCCTTCTTTCAACCTTTCTTATAAAAAGCATTCCAACTTGTAACAGACTTTGGAAAACACTCATTTTGTCAGTGTGTGTCTTCCAGGTCGATCCTGACATTTAGCTTCCAATGaagctttatttaattatttctgccTCAACTACCTTAACGTCTATTGACAACAGGTTGCACGGTAATGGTTGGAATTGgggtaggaagaaaaaatatttctgtgtgttttataAAGTAATCCTTGCATGCCATCTCCATTGAAGAAAGAATAGTTTCCTCTCCAAATATGTCCTGAGTATTGATGCAtccaataaataaaactattatttcatACAGTAGAGCTATAGATGCATTCTATTTGCCTCTAGAGTTTCCAATGAACCAGTGCCTAGTTTCAGTAAGTTCTCTGATTATATGGCAGAGGGTAACATGGTCATGTTCTGACTCTATGTCTATGTCGATATCTATAGCATTCCCATCTACATAATGCGTGTCAAACCAAAGAGTTTGATTCTAGTGGGAGTCTGGAACACTATCTAGGTTAGACCCAGTTACACTAATGTTTTCTAGGCATAGAGATAAATTACCAGTAATGAAATCAATAATAGTCATAGGCCACCCAGTTGCACCTATAGCTTGTTCTCAGTACCAAGTCATTTAATTATCAATATTAACCAACCTTCCAAAGGAAGGATAACAAACCTTATCATGAAGTTAGCATCCTCAATTGCTACCCAACTGTGTATGAGAGCAGCTTCTACTATTATTTGTGATCCTTCCCTTTCATGTAAATGACTCCATAGCCAGCAATTGCTTTGGTTAGTGAGAGTGGCTACATTTTGAACAGGAGACCTTAGAAAGTGTTTGCTTTGAGTGGTGAAAGTACCtaacaatataaaatacaggTTTGAGAATTTTGtgttaatacaaaacaaaaccaagtctCAGTCAATGGAAGAAGatcaaatggagtcttgctccattgtctTGGAAAAGCTGTCTACCAGGTGATGATGTGTGCTTCTAGGGAAGGCTTTTCCTCAGATATCTTTACGTTTCAGTAATCTGGTACGGTCCCATCCATTGCTGCTCATGCGCAGATTTCCCTTGGTGTCATTACCAAAGGATGCAATCTCCAAATGCTAGGGCAGGAAGATCTAAGCATCACTGAAAGTCTCCTTCACCTACTGGAAATAGTCTTTGAAATTCTGCATCAAGGTCTTGCAGTATTGATTCATATTGTTACTGAATGATGGGATCACTCTCTTAAGTGCATAGAACCCAATACTATGACACTatctttgagaaaagaaaagaagattcggcctggtgtggtggctcacgcctataatcccagcactttaggaggccgaggcaggcagatcccgatgtcaggggttcgagaccaacctggccaacatggtgaaaccccgcttctgccaaaaattcaaaaattagctgggtgtggtggtgtgtgcctgtaatcccagctacttaggtgactgaggcaggagaaccccttgaacccgggaggcagaggttacactgagccaatgtagcaccactgtactccagcctgggcaacagagactctgtctcaaaaataaataataataatccagttTCCTTTGTCAGTTTAGCTAATTTTCGTTTAAAGATACCATTTGTTCACTCAACCTTTACAGAATACCAAGGATAATGAAGTTAATGCTAGTGTCATTGGATCTGTAAAATTTTATCTGTGTGATAACCTGCCCAGTAAACTGAATTCTCATACCATTAGAGATTTCTCCAGAATTGTCCcagaaaggaaacacattttataatcacTTATTTGCTATGACTGCATCATCAGCCTTTCTAAAAAGGTAAGCTACAACTCAtcctgaaaatggaaacacaatcaCAAGAATTTTAGCCTTTTTACACGGCTCACTGTCATCATTGGTCCATGACAACCCCCTTTCTTGCAgctgtatatgtgtatgtctacTTATTCATATCTATATCTTTATCtatctgtttccttttattaCCATTATTCACTTCCACTCCCCTTTCCATATATAGCCACTCTACTCTTTGAGCTAGCCTTGAATTTGCATGTGACCTTATATAATATAAGTATATGgaaagtatatagaatatatacttgcatttttatgtgtatttattttaatccacATATATGCTATAGCGTAGGGTGCTAGAGAAGAGGGCCTCACAATTAATTGTCCAGTCCTGGACACTTTGGAGAGTGAATAGACATGCTGTTATAATTATTATCAGtagttttttttggagatggagtcttgctctgtggccaggctggagtgcaaaggtgctatcttggctcaatgcaacctccacctctcgggttcaactgtttctcctgcctcagcctcccaagtacctgagattacaggtgcctaccaccacgcccggctattttttgtatttttagtagaaatggagtttctccatgttggccaggctggtctcgaactcctgatctcaggtgttccacctgcctcggcttcccaaagtgctgggattacaggtgtgagccaccgtgcccggcctctcacGTGCCTTTTTAAGTTGCTGGGAAAATGACACCCAGGTTAATTTATGGCCATTGTGGGAATTATTGGAAATCTTTAAGACTGTTTTTCTTACAAAACCACAATGGTAGGATTAAACAGTCTGAATGGGATGCTAGCATGTAGAGCCTTCTaaactctttctctccctctttgagGAATTTGGGATCTGCCTACTGATTAcaattaattggattttttttaactgcttggttaagatttttttttttcgacagagtctgactctgctgcccaggctggagtacagcactggtgtgagcatggctcactgcagcatcaatcttctgggttcaagggatcctcccacctcagccacccaaatagctgggactacagatgcatgccaccatgtgtagggaaaagaaagagagatcagactgttactgtgtctatgtagaaaaggaagacataagtaactccattttgacctgtaccctgaagaattgctttgccctgagatgctgctaatctgtaactttgccccagccttgagctcacaaaaacatgtgttgtatggaatcaaggtATAAGGGATCTAGGGCAgcgcaggatgtgccttgttaacaatatgTTTACAGGCAATATGCTTGGTAAAATCGttgccattctccattctcgataaaccaggggcacaatgcactgtggaaagccacagggacttcTGTCCTGGAAAGCCGGATATTGtgcaaggtttctccccatgtgatagcctgagatatggcctcttGGGATGgaaaagacctgaccatcccccagcccgacacccgtgaagggtctgtgctgaggaggattagtaaaagagtaaggcctcttgcagctgagataagaggaaggcctctgtctcctgcctccccctgggaatggaatgtctcaaGATAAAACCCGATTGCAGATTTgttctattctgagataggaggAAATCTGCCCTGTGGTGTGGGGTgagacatgttggcagcaatgctgcTCTGTTATTCTCTACTCCACTGAGATGCTTGGGTGGAGAGAAGCGTACATCTGGCCTACATGCACATCCAGGCagagtaccttcccttgaacttatttgtgacacACATTCCTTTTCTCACATGTTTTATGCTGAGCaccagtcccctgggcccactgttctttctccatactttgtgtcttatttcttttctcagtctctcgtcccacctgatgcgatatacccacaggtgtggaggggctgctCCTCTTCAACCATGcccatctcattttttaaaaaagaggcagGGAATTGGTGGCTCACtggtgtaatctcagccctttgggaggccaaggcaggtggatcacttgaggttaggagttcgagaccagcctggccaacatggtgaaccgccgtctctaccaaaaatataaaaatgagctgtgcatggtggcgggtggctataaacccagctactcaggaggctgaggcatgagaattgcttgagcctgggaggtggatgttggagtgagctgagattgtgccactccattccagcctgggtaacagagtgagcctccatccCGCCCctcaaaacaaatgttttgtagagatagggttttgccatgttgcccaggttggtctcgaacccctgggctcaaatgatcctcccgccttggcctcccaaagtgtcgtagttacaggcatgggtcactgctcccaccaagaattttttttctttaaattgctgGTTTAATAAGGACTtgtttattttgaggaaaaaggTCCCAAACATCAAGCTGTTCACAAAAATAACCCACAGTATCAACTTTAGAAAACACATTTGAAGACTATAACACCAATTATGTTTCTGAGGATGCATTTGACATGCCTGCCAACTCTCATTCACAAAAATACATTGTTAGATTTTTGTTGAACTGCCCCACACAGCACACTAATATGGAGTGTAACACACATACTTGTAACTCCAAGCTGCTATCAGGAGCTACTCAACTCAATGAGATTGCCTTTGCAGTTAGGGAAGCAACTACTGAACTTATGTATGAAAGAAAAGAACCGTATTCCctgcataaaaattattttggagacagttgATAAAAACCATACATCCTTTTTACTGTTAAGTCATAAAGAGGtgtcaaaattaaaagcaaaaattacaggGTAAGACTTAGGAAAACTACTAGGGGTGTCAAGGGAAGTGAAAATGGGACTAGGCGCAGGGCaatatgaattaatgaatgtgGGAAGGACAAGGATGGGGAGAACAGTAAGCATGTGCTGAAGATACTAAGGGAGAGGATCTGGTGAAAAATTTGTTGTTAGACAAGCTCCTAGGTAAAGAAACAATGGGATAAGATTTCTCAACCCCACTATGTGCTTAAGAGTCATCCTGGCCATTGGTGCTGTCTCtgtcatcctctccttcctcagcctctttttCATTATTCTTGATCAACTCCAGCTGGTTGTCCCCCGatcttcattatcatcatcatccagTGGGTCCCCCTCCTCAGCAGAGTCATCTGCACCCCCCTCAGACTCCATCTTCACATGAGTCTCATCGTTCTTCATGGAGCTACTGCTCTGCTCCTCTTCTGACTTAGCATTTTTCACCTCTACCTCTTGTTTGCTctgttccttttcaattttttccagGTTTTCCAGGAGAGAATCCACTTTCTGTTTTATCTGGGTCAACTCCTGCTTAATGGCCTGAAGGTCATCTCCTTTCAGCTTTCCAGACTTGGAAGATCCCCGCTTTCCACTCTTAGAATTGAAGCCACTTTTGCCCCTTCGTGAGGTGTTTCCTGATACGTGCTGACGTTTCGAGGGCACTACAGTCAGAGtaatgggaggaggaggaggtacaCGTGCTGGGAAACTGTACATCCCATCATAATAATGCCGTTGAAAGCCATAGTCCAAGTCAAAAGAGGAGCCGTACATCTCCGCTGCTGATCGTTTCACACCTGCGTTTCCTCGGTTCACTTTTGGCTCTGCAGCCAGGTTAATATCTACAACTTGGCTAGCAATCATTCTGCCATCCTCTCCTGCTACAGCAGCCCGGGCATTTTTCTCCTTATCATATTGAACGAAGGCAAAGCCCTTATAAACAGAGCAGCCCTCAATTTTGCCATACTTGGAAAAGATCACCTCCACATCCGATATCTTGACAACAAGAGTGTTGAGATTCCCAATGAACACACGGGAGTTCATGGAGTGAGGATCCATCTTGTTGGTAATGTTGCTGGCCATTGTGTTGGATGATAAGGTTTCTCCAAAAGCCAAaaacaggaggagggagggagaagagattcGATTCTAAGTCTCCTACTGCCGGGTTCTACGTGGAGAAGCTGACTGCGGCTCGAGGCCAGAAATGTGGCCACAACAGCTCAGTCTTCCTCTCTTCACAAAATGGCTCCCAACAAGAATTCTGAAATGACGTAAAGAAAAGCACAatcaacatttttgaaataaagacaaaattgcatttagaaaaaaaatcaaagcttgaAACAGTGCTCTAGAATAGCGTGGTAGCACTTTTACAGTTTctggttaattttctttttgagatggagtttccctattgttgcccaggctggagtgccatggtgtggtTTGGCTCACTGAAATTTCTGCCTCCTAGTtacatgtgattctcctgcttcagcctcctgagtagcttggattacaggcactcaccaccatgcccagctaatttttgtatttttagtagacacggggttttgtcatgttggccatgctggactcaaactcctgacctcaggagatctgcccacctcagactcccaaagtgctgggattacaggagtgagccagcacgcccagctacagttagcatttctatacataccTTCTAAATGCTGTGGAATACCATCACACCACTTTTACAGTTCCAGTgaattagtttgtttttttctgcgaTGTACTCTGagtgtgtcacccagactggagtgcagggcccTGAGCTGGGCTCCCTGGAAACTCTGCCTctgggcttcaagtgattctccttcctctgcctccagagtaggtaggattacagtcatgcatgaccacatctggctaatatttaaattaattaatttatcaatttgtttatttttgagtcagagtccaactctgtcacccaggctggagtgcagtggtacgatgtcggctcactgcaacctctgccttctggagtcaaatgattcttaatttttgtatatttagtagagacatggtttcattatgtaggccaggctgttctcgaactcctgacctcaagtgatctgcctgccttggtgtccagcagtgttgggattacagacatgagccacagcacctggtccATTTCTggtagaaaattttcaaaataaaaaataatggcatCGATTTTAGGGAGTCCCTTTAGTGTTCCCCCAGCATGTTCATGGTGTAAACTGAGAATGGAGGCTGTCTGGGCCCACAGGACACTCATTCTGAATGCTTTAGCGTGGTAAGTGACAAGAAATTTTTCCTCAAAGAGGTAGAGCTTGGATTTCAGGATCCTCAGTGGCACTGTCCAGTGGTTCTGGGATTCAGTGGAGCGAAGGATGAAAATTAATGGGTCAATGGTCTCTTTGACCCCTCCTTCCTTGGTGTTTGGAAGATATTCTTCCTGGTTTCCTTGGAAGCAGGAGAAGAAGTATAGATGTGAGGCCACCAAGCACAGTGGAATTGGGGTAAAGTGGTAATTTTTCTACCTCTACCAGAGCAATGATATTGGTCCTAGGGGAAGATGAGGTGATTGTGTTTGCCCTGAGAGTGATACATTTTCCCTGGATTTGTCTTCTAGAGATTTTTCTTGAAGATCCATCAGGATGAGCATCCAGGCCCCACCGAGACTCCTGGAGCTGGCAGGGCAGAGCCTGCTAAGAGACCAGGCCTTGGCCATCTCTGCTGTGGAGGAGCTGCCCAGGGTGCTCTATCTCCCACTCTTCATGGAGGCCTTCAGCAGGAGACACCTCCAGACTCTGACGgtgatggtgcaggcctggcccTTCACCTGCCTCCCTCTGGGATCGCTGATGAAGACGCTTCATCTGGAGCCGTTGAAAGCATTGCTGGAAGGGCTTCATATGCTGCTTACACAGAAGGATCGCCCCAGGTGAGGTGACCCAGGAGGGCTGATAGATAGGGCTTAGGTGTCCAGGGAAAGAACAGCAGGGTCAGGCAGAGAAGTAACCCAAGTGTGGCCCAGAGTCTTCTGATGGTGTTGGCGAGGAAGCTCAGGGAGGCTTTGGCCATTGTCCAGAACCTCAGAGAAAGGACTGCTCACAATAGAGGGTCCACTGTGGGAACAGAAACCGGCTTTTACTCAGGGGAAGGTAAAGGGAATAGAAGTGGGGACCAGTCAGAATCCAAAGGGAAAAGGGATtgagaaaagacaaagagaacagGGAGCACTGAGGACAGGAGCAACTGATTTATGGGATGAGAATGAAAGCAAAGGTCAGGGATGAGTCCTTCTAAATTCTGAGCCTCTCCCTTACTTTATCCATAGGAGGTGGAAACTTCAAGTGCTGGATTTGCGGGATGTTGATGAGAATTTCTGGGCCATATGGCCTGGAGCCTGGGCCCTGTCCTGCTTCCCAGAGGCCATGAGTAAGAGGCAGACAGCAGAGGACTGTCCAAGGACGGGAGAGCACCAGCCCTTAAAGGTGTTCATAGACATCTGCCTCAAGGCAATACCCCAGGATGAATGCCTGAGATACCTCTTTCAGTGGGTTTACCAAAGGAGAGGTTTAGTACACCTGTGCTGTAGTAAGCTGGTCAATTATCTAATGTCAATTAAATATCTCAGAAAGTCATTGAAaataatgtgcacatgtaccctaaaacttaaagtataatgaaaaaaaaaagaaaataatatacctGAATAATATTGAGGAGCTGGAAATTCACAACACGTGCTGGCCACATCTGATAAGAAAGCTTCGTTGTTACCTGAAGGAGATGAAGACTCTTGGCAAACTCGTTTTCTCCAGGTGCCATCATTACACGTCAGATAATGAACTCCAGGGATGGTTAGTCGCCAAATTCAGCTctgtgttcctcaggctggaaCACCTCCagttgcttaaaataaaattgatcacCTTCTTCAGTGGGCACCTGGAACAGCTGATCAGGTGAGAAAGGATTGTGCACTTTGTATGCAGACCACAGCACAGACTTGTTCTGTTACAGCAAACACTAGAAGGCATGTACTGTGTGCCAGCCAGTGGCAACGTCACAGTGAAGGGGACACCAGAATGTCAACACATTGTCCCATTCAGTGTTCCATGTCCTGGAGTGGCTATCACAGGATCACTGCAATAAGGGCAGAGGGGTCACCTGGGGTAGAAGCTAGAGAGGGACATCATGTACAAGCTAGTTAGTGGGGGTTTCAGCTCTATTGGGGGTGCACGTGTGAATTTCCTGTTACAAAGTGTGTTTCAAGTTGATATGATGTCAAAGAGATAATAGAGGAGGGTATGAAAGGAGGGAAAGCACATCAAACCTGTCCATTTCACAATAGAAGGTCTGTCCTCACCAGCTTGGTGATCACGAAGGATCCTGTCTCTAATTCCCTGTTTGTAAAAGGTTGTTTTGAACTCCAGGAAAGGTAATTGACATGGGAAATGTGTGCTTCGGGGATGGAGGTGAGGGAGTAGGCATGAGAGTGGTAAAAAGTGACAGTTGGTTTGCAGATGCAGGCATGTCAGGGAGCCCCTGCTGACATGTAGCCCTAGCTGATGTCCCTAGACCTTGCTCAGTTGAGTTCTTTGTGCACATCTCCCACCGGGTACCTGTGGCCCAGAGATGAAGTTTTCtgctaaaagatgaaaaaaaaaggcttcagaGATTTCATGGCCTTGAGCCAATCAcacaagcaatggtgaaagggCTGAGGCTAAAATGGGACAGCCCCTGAACGATCAGGGTCCTCATCATGCAGCAACTTGCATGAGGACCATCATCAGATGGTGGCAACAAACTTGTGTTTGGTTGAAGCAGGTATTTTCCTTGAGGTTATTCCCCACTACCTTCATCTAACTGGTACCATTGCCCAGAACTAACTTCTTGATCTCCACAGGTGCCTCCAGAACCCCTTGGAGAACTTGGAATTAACTTGTGGCAACCTATTGGAAGAGGATTTGAAGTGTCTCTCCCAGTTCCCAAGCCTCGGTTACCTAAAGCATCTGAATCTCAGCTACGTGCTGCTGTTCCGCATCAGTCTTGAACCCCTAGGAGCTCTGCTGGAGAAAATTACTGCCTCTCTCGAGACCCTCGTGTTGGAGGGCTGTCAGATCCACTACTCCCAACTCAGTGCCGTCCTGcctggcctgagccactgctcccagctcacCACCTTCTACTTTGGCAGAAATTGCATGTCTGTTGACGCCCTGAAGGACCTGTTGCGCCACACCCGTGGGCTGAGCAAGTTAAGCCTGGAGACATATCCTGCCCCTGAGGAGAGTTTGAATTCCTTGGTTCGTGTCATTTGGGAGATCTTCACCCCACTTCGGGCTGAGCTGATGTGTACACTGAGGGAAGTCAGGCAGCCCAAGAGGATCTTCATtggccccaccccctgcccttccTGTGGCTCATCACCGTCTGAGGAACTGGAGCTCCATCTTTGCTGCTAGGGAAGGCGCGCCTAGCGGGGTAGAGAAATCCAAAGTTCTCTTCCAGGCACTTGGACACTAAAATCTACTATGTAGGTGcaaactatttttctcttttcttatttatttcattttttaataattccaaaatttttatgaaagacaatttgagacagggtttctctgtgttgctctgggatcctcctgcctccgctgGGCTtatgggatcctcctgcctcagcttcctaaagtgctgggattactggcgtgagtgACTGTGTCCAGGCCACATGCAGCTTAAAGGAAGCACAGGGAAGTGCTCAGTGTGAGGGAAAAAAACATAACAGCAGGGGGCAAGGCTGAAGGAAAATATTGAGGTGACATCAATGAGAACTTCAGGGACCCGTGTCCTACAGAGTCGGAAAGAGAAGCTAAAGTTCTACAGTGATGAGAATGTTATCCCTGCAAGGATGGTTACCAAGGAATATCAGCAATAAAGAGCCCCTGAATGAAAACTTTTAACCTGTTGTAGCAATTTATCCACCAGAAATATCTAGTTATTGAGTTACTgatggaaaaagaatgaaatactactTTGTCTGTGATTGAGTTTCAGCTGTAGAACATCAAAGCAACCAAATAAAATttgatcattttaaatatttcccacacattctttttctttgttttgttttggaggcaAAATCTCAGTTTGtcatttaggctggagtgcagtggtgcaatctgggctcattgcaatcCTTTccttcagggctcaagtgattcttgtgcctcaaccactcaaatagctgggactgcaggcacgttcCACCAagactggctgatttttgtattgttaatagagatggggtttttccatgttgatcaGCCTGGTCTCAAGATCCTGGCTTCGAGTGATccactgaccttggcctcccaaagcgctgggaaaACAGGCATACAGATGATCTCCACCCATTCTTTACTTCTCTTCAgtcatcagtttttttcttacttttttgccCAAGGGGAGCAGCTCGGTCAGGCGCGAAGGGACGGGCAGAGAGGGGCCCCAAGGAGAAGATAGGAATGGGGTGGTGCCACGCTCGCACAAGATGTGCGGATGCCAGGCCCAGAAGGCATAGCTGGGGCCATCCATCAGGGGGCCAGGGTGAGAAGCAGAAATGGCACCTGCCTCAAGGACCTGGCCAGCTATctggccactgtgcccatcctgcTAACAGTGTCAAACTCCCAGGTCTTGAAGGGAGGTTCTATGCGGATCCACCCCATGCTGTGTTTCCGAGATCCGGCCCCCATAGGGGTGACCAGCCCGATTGCTGGGCCTGGGAACCATGAACCACTCCTGGAGGCACCCCCGTTGACTGGGTCATGAGGCAGGCCTGTGCTCCATTTCCCTGAGGCATCCAGCTGTGCCAACCACACCCTCTCATGGCAAAATGGAACCTTGTCTCAGGTCTGGAGTCTCCACCACAGCCTCTACTTCACTGCTCACTGCCTGCTGTTAGCCTGCAAGCTCCTGGATGATAGTGCAGTTGGGGCTGGTTAAACCACACCCAGGAGCATTGGGTTTGTTTGTGCGGGGTTGGCCAGAGCTGCTGTGTACCTGCTTCTCAACTGTCACTTCTGCAGGGAAACACAGAGAAAGGGCACAGCCAAGGCTGCGTACACTTCAGAGCTGATGGGAGCCTGGGACAAGAGGGAGTCCTGGTCCTCCTGAGTTGGCAGGTCAGTAGCTCCAAAGATGCAACTGAAGCTGTCCAGGTCACAGTTACCAAATGAGGTCCCCCAGTACTCTCGAGGGTCCAGGAGATCCCCCCTTCTCCTGCAGCTTGGGGGTGTCCGCTCTCACTGCCTCATCTCTCATGGCACCTGCTCTAATTTTGGAGTGTGGTTGTGGTCAAGCCCAGATGCTGTCACAGCCCAGGCGGGTCTGTGCACACTCGGGTCAGTGCTGATGCACCATCCCACTGCTGTCTTGaaccctctggactttgggcctTGATGAGTgtaggagggaggctgaggggtgtTGCGGACTGATCAGCACTGGTCTTTGGATGCTCCTTGGTACAAGTGACCTGGACTCCATGGTTGGTGGTGGGAGGCAGACAGAATCCTGGACAGGAAGGTGAGGGTCACTGGTGAAGCTCCACCTTCTGATCAAGGAGGGCCTGAAGCCCGTGGGCTGGGCCACCAGTCCTATGGACCAGAGTGGGAACATGTGTTGCCTTTTCTGTGCCTGCTCATGGCCACCTATGACCCAATAAGTGCATACTTTCTCCTGTCTGATGTcaaaaaaaccccagactcagggagaacattaggaagaCCAGTGGCAGAGAGGAACTACCCACTGTTGGGATGATTTTCCTGTAGAGACAAGCAACCCACTCCGGGTCCttttctctgctgagagctgtagaGATGATGAGATGACTTTCCTGCAGAGAGCAGcaacccactccagggcctcctctctactGAGAGCTGTGGTGATGATGGAATAACCTGCCAGGAGGGAGGGGTCACGCaccccagggcctcctctctgctcagAGCTAAACACTCATCAGGACGCCCTGGCTGCAGAAAGAAgttacccactgtgggtctctgagctgttctattgctcagtaaagctcctctttATCTCACTCACCCTCCACTTGCCTGCATATTTCACTCTTCCTGGTCACAGGACAAAAACTTGAGACCCGCCTAATGGTGGGGTAAAAGAGCAATAACACAAATAaagctgaaacatgccccttgctcaccAAATTGTaggtgaagaga includes these proteins:
- the LOC117977904 gene encoding heterogeneous nuclear ribonucleoprotein C-like 1, with protein sequence MASNITNKMDPHSMNSRVFIGNLNTLVVKISDVEVIFSKYGKIEGCSVYKGFAFVQYDKEKNARAAVAGEDGRMIASQVVDINLAAEPKVNRGNAGVKRSAAEMYGSSFDLDYGFQRHYYDGMYSFPARVPPPPPITLTVVPSKRQHVSGNTSRRGKSGFNSKSGKRGSSKSGKLKGDDLQAIKQELTQIKQKVDSLLENLEKIEKEQSKQEVEVKNAKSEEEQSSSSMKNDETHVKMESEGGADDSAEEGDPLDDDDNEDRGTTSWS
- the LOC117978013 gene encoding PRAME family member 2 isoform X1, whose amino-acid sequence is MSIQAPPRLLELAGQSLLRDQALAISAVEELPRVLYLPLFMEAFSRRHLQTLTVMVQAWPFTCLPLGSLMKTLHLEPLKALLEGLHMLLTQKDRPRRWKLQVLDLRDVDENFWAIWPGAWALSCFPEAMSKRQTAEDCPRTGEHQPLKVFIDICLKAIPQDECLRYLFQWVYQRRGLVHLCCSKLVNYLMSIKYLRKSLKIIYLNNIEELEIHNTCWPHLIRKLRCYLKEMKTLGKLVFSRCHHYTSDNELQGWLVAKFSSVFLRLEHLQLLKIKLITFFSGHLEQLIRCLQNPLENLELTCGNLLEEDLKCLSQFPSLGYLKHLNLSYVLLFRISLEPLGALLEKITASLETLVLEGCQIHYSQLSAVLPGLSHCSQLTTFYFGRNCMSVDALKDLLRHTRGLSKLSLETYPAPEESLNSLVRVIWEIFTPLRAELMCTLREVRQPKRIFIGPTPCPSCGSSPSEELELHLCC
- the LOC117978013 gene encoding PRAME family member 2 isoform X2 yields the protein MKGGKAHQTCPFHNRRSVLTSLVITKDPVSNSLFVKGCFELQERCLQNPLENLELTCGNLLEEDLKCLSQFPSLGYLKHLNLSYVLLFRISLEPLGALLEKITASLETLVLEGCQIHYSQLSAVLPGLSHCSQLTTFYFGRNCMSVDALKDLLRHTRGLSKLSLETYPAPEESLNSLVRVIWEIFTPLRAELMCTLREVRQPKRIFIGPTPCPSCGSSPSEELELHLCC